The Fulvivirga ligni genome window below encodes:
- a CDS encoding DUF3592 domain-containing protein, whose amino-acid sequence MNQDLIMIIISMGFIVAGAKLWEKSSHLLANGRKTNAVIFKNEYRRSSDGGMYYPVVRFLTADKEWITKELDIGYLPAKQEGTKLDVVYDPEDPQTVEIHGSFQLHLLPKVFFLFGIILLIVGVLSYAEIIDLNNFNR is encoded by the coding sequence ATGAATCAGGATTTAATTATGATCATCATTTCCATGGGCTTTATAGTGGCAGGGGCCAAGCTCTGGGAAAAGAGCTCACACCTGTTGGCCAATGGGAGGAAGACTAATGCTGTAATCTTCAAAAATGAATATCGCCGATCCTCAGATGGAGGAATGTATTATCCGGTGGTAAGATTTCTTACCGCAGATAAAGAGTGGATTACCAAAGAGTTGGATATTGGCTACTTGCCCGCTAAACAGGAAGGCACAAAACTAGATGTCGTCTATGATCCGGAAGACCCACAAACAGTAGAAATTCATGGGTCATTCCAGCTTCATCTTCTTCCCAAAGTATTCTTTTTATTCGGGATCATACTTTTGATTGTTGGTGTATTGAGCTATGCGGAAATAATTGATCTTAATAACTTTAATCGGTAA
- a CDS encoding TonB-dependent receptor plug domain-containing protein, which yields MNTKLILAASGMAVASSLFAQGDSAPPDIGLAELLNMEISVASKQAEKITDAAGVISVITKDEIRRFGGITLRDVLERMPSITASHAGFTERYGIASRGDQIKVTSGHNLLLINGRPTREIVEGGISSEMYAAFPINIIERIEVIRGPGSVLYGSDAFSTVINIVTMDGDNTKVAATLLGGSDGANGVNGFATLGKNDLKVTLSGRYMDKGDKQIMYSYADDNDNIITENITREDVAGSGFVDLKYKGLSLTNSYNAYNTSFFIGTDPQDDGLNHYRKNFTNLGYSTAAKDGWDMDFNVTYNYATLESHGEGIHINRKSNDLVAEMTNHIKVGSRSRLIVGALYNLRKGSEYDDALERNSSDAKINGVALYSQLDYWALDNLKLIGGFQANKIEDTDFNIVPRFGAIWYPIPKLNVKALYSSAFRAASINERYIDHPVIQGNSDLAPETIHAFDLGLNYQGEKFMLGLNYFYSEQFNIINFDYTSFPLTYQNNGEIDFHGVELEGKYFASKELYVVGSLLYQENVNQEGVENTTAVANMGGKIGISYAAQNGLTLSIFDIYQGDLGDVFESTNNPQAEAHNILNLYGSANLKRLISGKDAGEITVFCQVDNVFGDDVWTPILGADAYHNTIPSVIGRSVYFGVKVGFN from the coding sequence ATGAATACTAAACTGATTTTAGCCGCATCTGGCATGGCTGTAGCTTCTTCGCTATTTGCGCAGGGAGATAGTGCCCCTCCTGATATCGGCTTAGCTGAATTACTCAATATGGAAATATCTGTTGCTTCTAAACAAGCAGAAAAGATAACCGATGCTGCTGGTGTAATATCAGTGATTACAAAAGATGAAATAAGACGCTTTGGTGGAATTACGCTTAGAGATGTGCTGGAAAGAATGCCTAGCATTACAGCTTCTCACGCTGGTTTCACTGAGAGATATGGTATTGCCAGCCGTGGTGATCAAATTAAAGTAACATCTGGTCATAATCTACTTCTAATTAATGGAAGACCTACCAGAGAAATAGTTGAAGGTGGAATTAGCAGCGAGATGTACGCAGCTTTCCCAATCAATATAATTGAAAGGATAGAGGTTATTCGTGGTCCGGGCTCTGTGCTATATGGTTCTGATGCCTTTAGTACGGTAATAAACATTGTTACCATGGATGGTGATAATACTAAAGTTGCTGCTACTTTGCTAGGTGGATCAGATGGCGCTAATGGGGTAAATGGATTTGCTACCCTTGGTAAAAATGATTTGAAAGTAACCTTATCCGGAAGATACATGGATAAAGGTGATAAGCAAATAATGTATAGTTATGCAGATGATAACGACAATATTATCACTGAGAACATTACTAGAGAAGATGTGGCGGGTTCAGGGTTTGTTGACCTTAAATATAAAGGCTTAAGCCTAACCAATTCTTACAATGCCTATAATACTTCCTTTTTTATTGGTACAGATCCGCAAGATGATGGTCTAAATCATTATAGAAAGAATTTTACTAACCTGGGGTATTCCACTGCTGCTAAAGACGGGTGGGACATGGATTTTAACGTCACTTACAACTATGCTACGTTAGAGTCGCACGGAGAAGGAATTCATATTAACAGAAAGTCTAATGACCTTGTGGCTGAGATGACTAATCACATTAAAGTCGGCTCTAGAAGCAGGCTTATTGTTGGAGCGCTCTATAATCTACGAAAAGGGTCTGAATATGATGATGCATTAGAGAGAAACAGTTCTGATGCTAAGATTAATGGTGTAGCACTATACTCTCAGTTAGATTATTGGGCTTTGGATAACCTTAAACTTATAGGCGGTTTCCAGGCTAACAAAATAGAAGATACTGACTTTAACATTGTTCCTAGATTTGGTGCTATTTGGTATCCAATTCCAAAACTTAATGTAAAGGCCTTATACAGTAGTGCATTTAGAGCAGCAAGTATCAATGAAAGATATATAGATCATCCTGTTATTCAAGGTAATAGTGACTTGGCTCCTGAAACAATCCATGCTTTTGACTTAGGTCTTAACTATCAGGGTGAGAAATTCATGTTGGGTCTTAACTATTTCTATAGTGAGCAGTTCAACATTATCAATTTTGATTATACTTCATTCCCATTAACTTATCAGAATAATGGAGAAATAGATTTTCATGGAGTGGAATTAGAAGGAAAGTATTTTGCTAGCAAAGAACTTTATGTTGTGGGGTCTTTACTGTACCAGGAAAATGTGAACCAGGAAGGTGTTGAGAATACTACTGCAGTAGCTAACATGGGTGGAAAAATAGGAATAAGCTATGCCGCTCAAAACGGATTGACACTCAGTATATTTGATATTTATCAGGGTGATCTTGGAGATGTTTTTGAGTCAACAAATAATCCCCAGGCCGAAGCACATAATATACTGAACCTCTATGGTTCTGCTAATCTTAAGAGATTAATTAGTGGTAAAGATGCTGGTGAAATAACAGTATTCTGCCAAGTAGATAATGTTTTTGGAGATGATGTTTGGACTCCAATTTTGGGTGCGGATGCATACCATAATACGATACCTTCAGTAATTGGCAGATCAGTATACTTTGGCGTTAAAGTCGGCTTCAACTAA
- a CDS encoding sensor histidine kinase has translation MHRIQMKKAANCLKDNVSSIMGVWEDQVTNKVVASRKANNIALHDHLPNLINDIADILERYSEFEQLDISNDTRYNEILTNSIKHGRHRSATTSYTEGQIIHEYIIFHRTLSQFLLKNNLLTLEITELLKYVIETCILKSVESFTQAIQQMQEKLIGTLAHDMRNPLTVALLSAEMIENDMDRATFEKLKSSSVRSIKKTLKLAEGLLDSISVKSGEGIMLNFDHEDILHDVEWIFKEAQDIYSCEIILNAPKNKIIGVFDGIAIRRMLENLITNAIKYGAAEAPITITVNDETDSVLISVHNYGEAIPKDKQKAIFNFLKSDGSVSDGKRASWGMGLTLVQMVAHAHGGEVMLESNENGTIFTTKLYKNFNEVGKKRANITSNLLMNG, from the coding sequence TTGCACAGAATTCAAATGAAGAAAGCCGCTAATTGCCTAAAGGATAATGTTTCGTCCATTATGGGAGTTTGGGAAGACCAAGTAACAAATAAAGTAGTGGCATCTCGGAAAGCTAATAATATTGCTCTTCACGACCACTTGCCCAACCTAATTAATGATATTGCTGACATTCTAGAACGTTACAGTGAATTTGAACAGCTGGATATTTCTAATGACACCAGGTACAATGAAATATTAACCAATAGCATTAAACATGGGCGACACAGATCGGCCACTACGTCCTATACAGAGGGTCAGATCATACATGAGTACATAATTTTCCATCGTACCCTTAGCCAGTTTTTATTAAAAAATAATCTATTAACATTAGAGATTACAGAATTACTAAAATATGTCATTGAAACCTGTATCCTTAAGTCTGTAGAATCTTTCACCCAGGCTATTCAGCAAATGCAGGAAAAGCTAATAGGAACCTTAGCGCATGACATGCGAAATCCACTTACTGTAGCTCTTCTCTCTGCTGAAATGATTGAAAATGATATGGACAGAGCTACTTTTGAAAAACTGAAAAGTTCATCTGTCAGAAGCATAAAGAAGACTCTGAAATTAGCTGAAGGTCTCTTAGACAGCATCAGTGTCAAATCTGGAGAGGGCATAATGCTAAATTTTGATCATGAAGATATTTTACACGATGTAGAATGGATATTTAAAGAAGCGCAAGATATTTATTCATGTGAAATAATACTCAATGCCCCTAAAAACAAAATCATTGGAGTTTTTGATGGTATAGCCATTCGGAGAATGCTCGAAAACCTTATAACCAATGCCATAAAATATGGAGCCGCTGAAGCCCCTATCACTATCACGGTTAATGATGAAACAGACTCTGTTCTTATAAGTGTGCATAATTACGGGGAAGCAATACCTAAAGATAAGCAGAAAGCCATTTTTAATTTTTTAAAGAGTGATGGCTCCGTTAGCGATGGAAAAAGAGCGAGTTGGGGAATGGGCCTCACATTGGTACAAATGGTAGCACATGCCCATGGTGGTGAAGTAATGCTTGAGAGCAATGAAAATGGCACCATTTTTACCACTAAACTCTATAAGAATTTTAATGAAGTAGGTAAAAAAAGAGCCAACATTACGAGTAATCTTTTAATGAACGGGTAA
- a CDS encoding PepSY-associated TM helix domain-containing protein, which yields MKNKKKKSALRRFNDWAHLWLGLISSIVVLIVSLTGCIYVFQQDIKDAMEPWRFVEAQDREFVPPSILLDTAQKYMPGKKGTGLTYSNEEGAAAVGFSSFENGKRSFSVVFMNPYTGEFLKKQQTIGNGEFDFFRFIIDGHRALWLPYSIGRPIVGVSTIIFVILLITGLIMWWPKNFKKSEMRKSFKIKWNGSFKRVNYDLHNVLGFYSLLLALIIGLTGLVWSFEWFSNSVYFVTSGGESQPEHSHPHSDVANAGLINSSEVSPLDQAWYKTIALEPNAQGMYMTPHLEDEDDAIEIIAYQDLGSWYNHNTYFYDRYTLEPMRHHGDRFSEASFADQLSMMNYDIHIGTVIGLSGKILAFLVSLICASLPVTGFLVWLNKKKKKAKKKQSHSKPTGFKGRPIQYKVKPITTKEASFSE from the coding sequence ATGAAAAACAAAAAGAAAAAAAGTGCACTGAGACGATTTAATGACTGGGCTCACCTATGGCTCGGCCTTATCTCTAGTATAGTGGTGCTTATTGTGAGCCTTACCGGATGTATTTATGTTTTTCAGCAGGATATAAAAGATGCTATGGAGCCCTGGAGATTTGTGGAAGCGCAAGATCGGGAGTTTGTTCCTCCAAGTATTTTACTAGACACCGCCCAGAAGTATATGCCTGGTAAAAAAGGTACTGGCCTTACTTACAGCAATGAGGAAGGCGCAGCAGCCGTAGGTTTTAGCTCTTTTGAAAATGGCAAACGTAGTTTTTCTGTGGTGTTTATGAACCCTTACACTGGGGAGTTTTTAAAAAAACAGCAGACTATCGGTAATGGTGAGTTTGATTTTTTCCGATTTATCATAGATGGCCATAGAGCTTTGTGGCTTCCATACAGTATTGGCCGGCCAATTGTAGGAGTATCCACCATCATCTTTGTGATTCTTCTTATTACCGGACTAATTATGTGGTGGCCTAAAAATTTTAAGAAGTCAGAAATGCGTAAGAGCTTCAAGATAAAATGGAATGGAAGCTTTAAGCGCGTTAATTATGACTTGCACAATGTCTTAGGTTTTTACAGTCTTCTTCTTGCCCTCATCATTGGGCTCACTGGCTTGGTATGGAGTTTTGAGTGGTTTAGTAACTCTGTCTATTTTGTTACCTCCGGTGGCGAATCACAACCCGAACATAGCCACCCGCATTCTGATGTGGCCAATGCCGGGCTTATCAACAGCAGCGAAGTATCACCTTTAGACCAAGCCTGGTATAAAACCATAGCCTTAGAACCTAATGCGCAGGGTATGTATATGACACCTCACTTAGAGGATGAAGACGATGCCATTGAAATAATAGCTTATCAAGATCTTGGCTCCTGGTATAATCACAATACTTACTTTTATGATCGCTACACGCTCGAGCCCATGCGCCATCACGGTGACCGCTTCAGTGAAGCCTCTTTTGCAGATCAGCTTTCCATGATGAACTATGACATTCATATAGGAACAGTGATAGGACTATCGGGTAAAATCTTAGCTTTTCTAGTCAGCCTTATTTGTGCCAGCCTACCAGTGACAGGCTTCTTAGTTTGGTTGAATAAGAAGAAGAAGAAAGCAAAAAAGAAACAATCCCACTCTAAACCAACGGGTTTTAAAGGACGACCGATTCAATACAAAGTAAAGCCGATTACCACCAAGGAAGCTTCTTTCAGCGAATAG
- a CDS encoding PQQ-dependent sugar dehydrogenase: MIKRFILLSFLCGLGFMALGQTEDQLVRETISDFIKGTVYNYPDTITSAFYPGTRMFLYNGTDSVFMMTSEEYAALYNRRPPGTKNNRINSIVSLDIVGDVAYAKLQVDIPYFGNRYHDLLLLKKILGEWKIVAKCTSAAPIPKTPQQMVAKPIKQTVIDGLKKPWSMAFLSENEVIIAEKEGGLVKIDLTSKERIMINGLPKDIAGKVKIDTSKHAWGVFPPFAHGQMHQYNAGLFQVLLDPDFDNNHFLYLSYAAEDKEQRSTTKVIRAKLANNTLEEMKTIFVAEPYSHGLFHYGGGMIFGQDGKLYITVGERNLFEHLNPVPPLSQDVTDKRGKIYRINPDGSIPEDNPDFGSKAVKGLFATGIRASQGLAIDPATHKIWFSEHGTNQGDELNILQPGANYGWPHVTTGTYRSQDYNPAIIPGTQFTDPVHFWSQTVAPTGLTFYTGRAFPQWQGNLIVPGLSKGSLWRMIIENDSVVAAEELFIDDRVRLRKAIMSPGGQLYLLTDDEDGKLIRLINGN; this comes from the coding sequence ATGATCAAACGATTTATCTTATTGAGCTTTTTATGCGGCCTTGGTTTTATGGCTTTGGGCCAAACCGAAGACCAGCTGGTGCGTGAAACTATCAGTGACTTTATCAAAGGAACAGTTTATAATTATCCAGATACCATAACCTCGGCATTTTATCCGGGCACCCGCATGTTTTTATACAATGGCACGGATTCGGTTTTTATGATGACATCAGAAGAATATGCCGCTTTGTATAATCGCAGGCCCCCCGGAACGAAAAATAACAGAATCAACAGCATTGTATCCTTAGACATTGTGGGGGATGTAGCTTATGCCAAGCTTCAGGTAGATATTCCTTATTTCGGCAATAGGTACCATGATTTGCTATTATTGAAAAAAATTCTGGGCGAATGGAAGATTGTTGCTAAGTGTACTTCGGCGGCTCCCATTCCTAAAACGCCACAACAGATGGTGGCCAAGCCAATAAAGCAAACCGTAATAGATGGGTTGAAAAAGCCATGGAGCATGGCCTTCCTTTCAGAAAATGAGGTAATTATAGCCGAAAAAGAAGGCGGGCTGGTAAAAATAGATCTTACTTCTAAAGAAAGGATAATGATAAATGGCCTTCCTAAAGATATAGCAGGTAAGGTAAAAATTGATACTTCTAAACATGCGTGGGGCGTATTTCCTCCTTTTGCTCATGGGCAAATGCATCAATACAATGCAGGACTTTTTCAAGTACTGCTAGATCCTGATTTTGATAATAATCATTTCCTTTACCTCTCTTATGCCGCTGAAGATAAAGAGCAGAGAAGCACCACCAAAGTAATCAGGGCCAAATTGGCTAATAATACTTTGGAGGAAATGAAGACCATTTTTGTAGCGGAGCCATATTCTCACGGCCTTTTCCACTATGGCGGAGGTATGATTTTCGGGCAAGATGGAAAGCTTTATATCACAGTGGGAGAGAGAAACCTGTTTGAACACCTCAACCCCGTTCCACCACTTTCACAGGATGTTACTGATAAGAGAGGTAAAATATACAGGATCAATCCTGATGGATCGATACCTGAAGATAATCCCGATTTTGGCAGTAAAGCCGTGAAAGGATTATTTGCAACGGGCATACGAGCCTCTCAGGGCTTAGCCATAGACCCGGCTACCCATAAAATTTGGTTCAGTGAGCACGGTACTAATCAGGGAGACGAACTGAATATCCTTCAGCCTGGAGCTAATTACGGCTGGCCGCATGTTACCACGGGCACTTACCGGTCTCAAGATTATAACCCGGCCATCATTCCTGGTACCCAATTTACTGACCCGGTTCATTTCTGGAGTCAGACAGTAGCACCTACAGGCCTTACTTTTTATACAGGAAGAGCCTTTCCTCAATGGCAGGGTAATCTCATTGTACCGGGCTTAAGTAAAGGCAGCCTGTGGCGGATGATCATAGAAAATGATTCGGTAGTAGCAGCGGAAGAGCTATTTATAGATGACAGAGTAAGACTCCGAAAGGCCATAATGTCGCCCGGAGGTCAACTGTATCTGCTTACTGATGATGAGGATGGTAAGCTTATCAGGTTAATAAATGGTAATTAA
- a CDS encoding lipocalin-like domain-containing protein yields MKITIPLFAVAAVLMCCTGNSEDKKTIKTSENSIKGTWKLLTGVTIEGQDSTSTDYTTDQEFIKMINDTHFSFVRHDVNQGKDSTTAAYVSGAGTYKLEGSTYKEHLQYCNFREWEGHDFTFDVQIKNDTLVQSGVEKSEELGVDRRIIETYVRL; encoded by the coding sequence ATGAAAATAACCATTCCTCTTTTTGCAGTAGCAGCTGTACTTATGTGCTGCACCGGAAATTCCGAAGATAAGAAAACTATTAAAACCTCTGAAAACTCTATCAAAGGTACCTGGAAATTGCTGACCGGAGTGACTATAGAAGGCCAGGATTCTACTTCTACTGATTATACAACCGATCAGGAATTTATTAAAATGATTAATGATACACATTTTTCATTTGTGCGGCATGATGTAAATCAGGGAAAGGATAGCACCACGGCAGCTTATGTCAGCGGAGCTGGTACTTATAAGTTAGAAGGAAGCACCTATAAGGAACATTTACAGTACTGTAACTTTCGTGAATGGGAAGGTCATGACTTTACTTTTGATGTACAAATAAAGAATGATACACTGGTACAATCTGGTGTAGAAAAGTCAGAAGAGTTAGGCGTGGACAGACGGATTATTGAGACCTACGTGAGGCTTTAA
- a CDS encoding helix-turn-helix domain-containing protein has product MSILFLIASLGVINGFIVSIFLLVNKRKSVADVYFAGVLFTLSLRIGKSIYFYFNEEVNLTILQIGLSACAFIGPFFFLYMKALYNPQTVFRKIDIFLLSIVALLVISVGLSFPYGSYPDMWNGYIIYGIYICWGLFAGLGLIYVIKFLKMKADHRVTHWTGDQKYVLYISIAMLFITLTYFNALIIGHTYIWGALIFTFSFYYLAIRMLIPQKKLLPQSTSPALANGDHLFAEVEQIMREQKLYTNKKLKLDDLAEHAGLSKHILSQLLNETYPHGFSHYVKQYRVEEAKKLILTRPELSLEGVGYESGFNSKSSFFEAFKKIVQATPAEYKNSRLADLK; this is encoded by the coding sequence ATGTCTATACTTTTTCTCATAGCAAGTCTGGGAGTTATTAATGGCTTTATTGTCAGCATATTTCTTTTGGTGAACAAGCGAAAGAGTGTTGCTGATGTCTACTTCGCCGGTGTGCTCTTCACATTATCTCTAAGAATAGGCAAATCAATTTATTTCTATTTCAATGAGGAAGTTAACCTCACTATTCTTCAAATAGGACTTTCCGCCTGTGCCTTCATAGGGCCTTTCTTTTTCTTATACATGAAAGCTCTTTACAACCCGCAGACAGTTTTCAGGAAGATTGACATTTTTTTGCTTTCAATCGTGGCACTTTTGGTGATCAGTGTGGGATTATCATTCCCTTATGGCAGCTATCCTGATATGTGGAATGGATATATAATTTATGGAATTTATATCTGCTGGGGTTTATTCGCAGGTTTGGGACTGATCTATGTGATTAAGTTTTTAAAGATGAAAGCGGATCATCGTGTTACTCACTGGACGGGCGATCAAAAATATGTTTTGTATATATCCATAGCCATGTTATTTATCACGCTTACCTATTTTAATGCACTGATTATCGGGCATACATACATTTGGGGAGCTCTGATTTTTACTTTTTCTTTCTATTACCTGGCCATCAGGATGTTAATACCTCAGAAAAAGCTTTTGCCACAAAGTACTTCACCAGCTCTTGCGAATGGAGACCATCTATTTGCTGAGGTGGAACAAATAATGAGAGAGCAAAAGCTTTACACCAATAAAAAGCTTAAGCTGGATGACTTGGCGGAGCATGCAGGCTTGTCTAAACACATTTTATCACAACTTTTGAATGAGACTTATCCACATGGGTTTTCACATTATGTTAAACAGTATCGTGTGGAGGAGGCCAAGAAGTTAATTCTTACCAGGCCTGAATTATCTCTGGAAGGAGTAGGGTACGAGTCGGGCTTTAATTCTAAGTCATCCTTCTTCGAAGCCTTCAAAAAAATAGTTCAGGCTACTCCGGCAGAATACAAAAACTCCCGTCTTGCCGACCTAAAGTAG
- a CDS encoding neutral/alkaline non-lysosomal ceramidase N-terminal domain-containing protein, with the protein MRIGKKLSFRIFIFLCVIAAIISNLIQRIDRTALDKLPAYHQMLSELDTLDLSVNDENGTLQAGWGKANITPESATSLAGYGRRGTYQEVHDSLYSRAIVLKNSEAKIALISLDLMLFPPTVKKKLFPEMAKLGFKPNNIVLSATHTHNGYGSWNPSFGGQIILGGYNEELVDELVSQILQSVQNAEINLEPATLGYFQVEAGKYLENRLDKENGIVDPWIRNLAIKKQNGEIGLYTTYAAHATSIRQQIHALSRDYPGALVDRLENNDSIDFAMFAAGNVGSHRLAGIKEEDFPRIDTTAAILKQLIIKGLETVKYSSQSELLGKRVTLPLPPAQMRISEDYGVSTWVFEMAMGDLKGDISIAIIGDNMIVGMPCDFSGEIFQNAHLADLAQAKGKHLITTSFNGEYIGYITEDHYYDEVEKEEVRAMNWVGPHMGRYFSEATAKIIERL; encoded by the coding sequence ATGAGAATAGGCAAAAAGTTATCATTTAGAATCTTTATTTTTCTCTGCGTTATCGCAGCGATTATTTCCAATCTCATTCAGCGTATTGATCGCACAGCCTTGGATAAGTTGCCTGCCTATCATCAAATGTTATCGGAGCTGGATACCTTGGACCTATCCGTGAATGATGAAAATGGAACCTTGCAAGCAGGCTGGGGCAAAGCGAATATTACCCCTGAATCTGCCACTAGCCTCGCCGGTTATGGGCGAAGAGGAACCTACCAGGAGGTGCATGACTCACTTTATTCAAGAGCCATAGTTTTAAAAAACAGTGAGGCGAAGATAGCCCTTATTTCTCTGGATCTCATGCTCTTTCCACCAACAGTGAAGAAAAAGCTCTTCCCAGAAATGGCCAAGCTAGGATTTAAACCTAACAACATTGTCCTTTCGGCCACTCATACCCATAATGGATATGGCTCATGGAACCCTTCTTTTGGAGGCCAGATTATTCTGGGAGGCTACAATGAAGAGTTGGTGGATGAACTTGTGAGCCAGATACTGCAGTCCGTACAAAACGCTGAGATTAATTTAGAGCCAGCTACCCTTGGCTATTTCCAGGTTGAGGCTGGCAAATATCTGGAAAATCGTCTCGACAAAGAGAATGGCATAGTAGACCCTTGGATTCGAAACCTAGCTATCAAAAAGCAAAATGGTGAAATTGGGCTTTATACCACATATGCGGCTCATGCCACCTCCATCAGACAACAAATACATGCCCTAAGCCGCGATTATCCAGGAGCTTTGGTAGACCGATTGGAGAATAATGACAGCATTGACTTCGCCATGTTTGCCGCTGGTAACGTTGGCAGTCACAGACTCGCTGGCATTAAAGAAGAAGACTTTCCCAGAATAGATACTACCGCCGCAATACTTAAACAATTAATAATAAAAGGCTTAGAAACAGTTAAATATTCAAGCCAATCCGAGCTATTAGGTAAAAGAGTGACTTTGCCTTTACCGCCAGCTCAAATGCGTATTTCCGAAGACTACGGGGTAAGTACCTGGGTCTTTGAAATGGCCATGGGCGATCTTAAAGGCGATATTTCTATCGCCATCATTGGTGATAATATGATTGTGGGTATGCCTTGCGACTTCTCCGGTGAGATATTCCAAAACGCTCATCTCGCAGATTTAGCACAAGCCAAGGGTAAGCATCTGATCACCACGAGTTTTAATGGTGAATACATTGGCTACATTACCGAAGATCACTATTACGATGAAGTGGAAAAAGAAGAAGTTCGTGCCATGAATTGGGTAGGACCACACATGGGAAGATACTTTTCTGAAGCTACGGCTAAAATTATAGAGAGGCTTTAA
- a CDS encoding prolipoprotein diacylglyceryl transferase, which produces MQIPFKPVVSGIPINVHLILEYLAFFLAFRYYLFLRKRSSDTIPTGNRLSIILGATIGALVGSRLMGFLENPFIDFSWQNIIIIWNLKTIMGGLFGGLLGVESAKKLIGEKQRSGDLFTLPIILGIFIGRIGCFLSGTDEFTYGTQTSFFTGMDLGDGIMRHPIALYELIFLLVLFIILRSALKKQKRENGMIFQWFMISYFAFRFLIEFIKPNVFFILGLSSIQWLCIICLIYYIKTIAKPLKYAYKKIHLL; this is translated from the coding sequence TTGCAAATTCCTTTTAAGCCTGTTGTTTCTGGCATTCCAATTAATGTGCATCTCATTCTAGAATATCTGGCCTTTTTTCTGGCTTTCAGATACTATTTGTTTTTAAGGAAGCGCTCATCAGATACCATTCCTACCGGCAATCGACTAAGTATAATTCTTGGTGCTACCATTGGAGCTCTTGTTGGTTCTCGCTTAATGGGTTTTTTAGAAAATCCTTTTATAGACTTCTCATGGCAGAATATTATTATCATCTGGAATTTAAAAACCATCATGGGTGGTTTATTTGGAGGCCTCTTGGGCGTGGAGTCAGCTAAAAAACTGATTGGTGAAAAGCAGCGGTCAGGTGATCTATTCACCCTACCCATTATTTTGGGCATTTTCATTGGCCGAATTGGTTGTTTTCTGTCTGGTACGGATGAGTTTACCTATGGCACTCAAACATCATTCTTCACCGGGATGGACCTTGGGGATGGAATAATGAGGCACCCAATAGCATTATATGAGCTTATATTTCTACTGGTGCTTTTTATTATTCTTAGGTCGGCTCTAAAAAAACAAAAGCGGGAAAATGGTATGATCTTCCAATGGTTTATGATCAGCTACTTCGCATTTCGTTTTTTAATAGAATTCATTAAACCGAATGTATTTTTTATCCTTGGATTAAGTAGTATTCAATGGTTATGTATAATTTGCCTGATATACTATATAAAAACAATCGCCAAACCTCTGAAATATGCCTACAAGAAAATACACCTATTATGA